The following are encoded together in the Kribbella sp. CA-293567 genome:
- a CDS encoding flavodoxin family protein, with translation MTTLRALVLGCSLKKSPAPSSSEFLGREVLTALADHDTDGEVVRIVDHTVKFGVSTDEGDGDEWPRIREKMLAADILVIATPIWLGQPSSVAKLVLERLDAELSETDDEGRMLTFGKVAAVAVVGNEDGAHHVTAELLQALNDVGFSVAANGSTYWVGEAMGSVDYKDAGPKPDTTGAATKTLAANSAHLARLLKNQQYPPS, from the coding sequence ATGACGACGCTTCGCGCGCTCGTGCTCGGTTGTTCGCTGAAGAAGTCTCCCGCGCCGTCCAGCTCGGAGTTCCTCGGGCGCGAGGTGCTGACGGCGCTGGCCGATCACGACACCGACGGGGAGGTGGTGCGGATCGTCGATCACACCGTGAAGTTCGGCGTGTCCACCGACGAGGGGGACGGGGACGAATGGCCTCGGATCAGGGAGAAGATGCTGGCGGCGGACATCCTGGTGATCGCGACGCCGATCTGGCTGGGGCAGCCGTCGAGTGTGGCGAAGCTGGTGCTGGAGCGGCTGGACGCCGAGCTGTCCGAGACCGACGACGAGGGCCGGATGCTGACCTTCGGCAAGGTGGCCGCGGTCGCGGTGGTCGGGAACGAGGACGGCGCGCATCACGTGACCGCGGAGTTGCTGCAGGCGCTGAACGATGTCGGCTTCAGTGTGGCGGCCAACGGTTCGACGTACTGGGTGGGGGAGGCGATGGGGTCCGTCGACTACAAGGACGCCGGCCCCAAGCCCGACACCACCGGGGCAGCGACCAAGACGCTCGCCGCGAACTCGGCCCATCTGGCCCGGCTCCTGAAGAACCAGCAGTATCCGCCGAGCTGA
- a CDS encoding serine/threonine-protein kinase — translation MGEVFRAVDEQLERPVAVKLMLPADSDPSAAERFRREARAAARLNDPHVVAVYDFGQQGDQFFLVMELVEGRTVGAELAELGPLPMARAIDIVEQSAAGLAAAHRQGVIHRDVKPGNLLVAPGGTVKVADFGIAQLPGEAGTTLTAVGQIIGSTLYLAPERARGGQAAAAADVYALGCVLYQLVTGQPPFTGEHPTAILYQHVDTAPVPPSSARPELAGSFETVLLSMLAKDPADRPTAEAIAAGALRAQPAGGSVAVPPATLVAAPVVGAAAAPVVPADTAPMVAAETPVAADAALQPAAHGKRRKALLAGGIAIAATAAAVLAGVLMNDDGTKLPATTDVGPEPSIVTGTPGAGTSSVPTTDPTQYGTESQAPQSTSPQPSQTTSQQPSATPPPSSATPSPGTETKNTPTPSPTPDRTAPSSTPTKSSPSPTPSPSSTPEPEDPPTTTPPAGTPTTPDTDDVADRQKD, via the coding sequence ATGGGGGAGGTTTTCCGTGCCGTCGACGAGCAGCTCGAGCGGCCGGTCGCGGTCAAGCTGATGTTGCCGGCCGACAGCGATCCGAGCGCGGCCGAGCGGTTCCGGCGGGAGGCGCGAGCGGCCGCGAGGCTGAACGATCCGCATGTGGTCGCCGTCTACGACTTCGGGCAGCAGGGCGACCAGTTCTTCCTGGTGATGGAGCTGGTGGAGGGCCGCACAGTCGGCGCCGAGCTCGCCGAGCTGGGGCCGCTGCCGATGGCGCGGGCGATCGACATCGTCGAGCAGAGCGCCGCAGGCCTGGCCGCGGCGCACCGGCAAGGCGTGATCCATCGCGATGTGAAGCCCGGCAACCTGCTGGTGGCGCCCGGCGGAACGGTGAAGGTGGCGGACTTCGGGATCGCCCAGCTTCCCGGTGAGGCCGGGACGACCCTCACCGCGGTGGGTCAGATCATCGGCAGCACCCTGTACCTCGCGCCCGAACGCGCCCGCGGCGGTCAGGCAGCCGCTGCGGCGGACGTCTACGCGCTCGGCTGTGTGCTCTACCAACTGGTCACCGGTCAGCCGCCATTTACCGGCGAGCACCCGACGGCGATTCTCTATCAGCATGTCGACACCGCCCCGGTGCCTCCCAGCTCGGCTCGTCCGGAGCTGGCTGGTTCGTTCGAGACCGTCTTGCTCTCCATGCTCGCCAAGGATCCGGCTGACCGCCCGACCGCCGAGGCGATCGCGGCCGGCGCCCTGCGCGCGCAGCCCGCAGGCGGCAGTGTTGCTGTGCCGCCGGCCACACTCGTCGCGGCGCCGGTGGTCGGAGCTGCTGCCGCGCCCGTCGTCCCGGCCGACACTGCGCCGATGGTCGCGGCTGAGACTCCTGTCGCAGCCGACGCGGCGTTGCAGCCCGCTGCGCACGGTAAGCGGCGAAAAGCGCTGTTGGCAGGCGGCATTGCCATCGCCGCGACAGCGGCGGCTGTGCTGGCCGGAGTCCTGATGAACGACGACGGCACGAAGCTGCCGGCCACCACGGACGTGGGCCCCGAACCAAGCATCGTCACCGGTACGCCGGGAGCCGGAACCAGCAGCGTCCCCACGACCGACCCCACGCAGTACGGCACCGAGAGCCAGGCGCCCCAGAGCACCTCGCCCCAGCCCTCGCAGACAACTTCTCAGCAGCCGTCGGCTACCCCGCCGCCATCGTCGGCCACCCCGTCGCCCGGCACGGAGACCAAGAACACCCCCACGCCGAGTCCGACGCCGGACCGCACCGCGCCGTCCAGCACACCGACTAAGAGCAGCCCGTCGCCGACCCCGTCGCCGTCCAGTACGCCGGAGCCTGAGGATCCTCCGACGACTACTCCGCCGGCCGGCACTCCGACGACGCCCGACACTGACGACGTGGCCGACCGGCAAAAGGACTGA